One window from the genome of Candidatus Didemnitutus sp. encodes:
- the metG gene encoding methionine--tRNA ligase — MKSFYLTTAIDYVNGSPHLGHAYEKVLSDVIARTKRMQGQDVFFLTGTDEHGQKIQQSARAKGVPTQQFVDETAAEFVQLAKLLNLSNNDFIRTTEPRHKQVVRDCLQQLFDKGEIYKHEYQGFYSTRQEQFLQEKDRGPDGKWPEIFGEVTEITESNYFFKLRSYQQWLIDYITAHEDFVFPAHRRKSLLEFLSEPLNDLCISRPKERLEWGIPLPFDENYVTYVWFDALLNYYTAVKDNGHWPADYNVIGKDILIPAHGIYWPIMLHALGLPPPKGLLVHGWWSINGAKMSKSTGNFVDPVEFTKAWNVDSLRYFLVREMTVGMDADFSQEQFLVRYNSELANSLGNLVNRTLNMTTRFAAGVVPTFEVTEDPERELQALWPKTRDEFLTLCDGFQFHIALERAMQFITATNAYIEKRAPWKLAKDPSPAAQAQLRTTLATIAEALRLGSALLWPVMPSAVDKIRTGLALPPLAQWEGELEWGGRLAGAKLGAVDILFPKPATEKKG, encoded by the coding sequence ATGAAGTCGTTCTACCTGACCACCGCCATTGACTACGTCAACGGCTCGCCGCATCTCGGCCACGCCTACGAAAAGGTGCTGTCCGACGTCATCGCGCGCACCAAGCGAATGCAGGGTCAGGACGTCTTCTTCCTCACCGGCACCGACGAACACGGCCAAAAAATCCAGCAAAGCGCACGCGCCAAGGGCGTGCCGACGCAGCAGTTCGTCGACGAGACCGCGGCGGAATTCGTCCAGCTCGCGAAGCTTCTCAATCTCTCCAACAACGACTTCATCCGCACCACCGAACCGCGCCACAAGCAGGTCGTGCGCGATTGCCTGCAGCAGCTCTTCGACAAGGGCGAGATCTACAAACACGAATACCAGGGCTTCTATTCGACCCGTCAGGAGCAGTTCCTGCAAGAGAAGGACCGCGGCCCCGACGGCAAGTGGCCGGAAATTTTCGGGGAAGTCACCGAGATCACCGAGAGCAATTACTTCTTCAAGCTGCGCTCCTATCAGCAGTGGCTGATCGACTACATCACGGCGCACGAGGACTTCGTGTTCCCGGCGCACCGTCGCAAGTCGCTCCTCGAGTTCCTCAGCGAGCCGCTGAACGACCTCTGCATCTCGCGCCCGAAGGAACGCCTCGAGTGGGGCATCCCGCTGCCGTTCGACGAGAACTACGTCACCTACGTGTGGTTCGACGCTCTGCTCAACTACTACACCGCGGTGAAGGACAACGGTCACTGGCCCGCCGACTACAACGTCATCGGCAAGGACATCCTCATCCCGGCCCACGGCATCTACTGGCCGATCATGCTGCACGCGCTCGGCCTGCCGCCGCCGAAGGGCCTGCTAGTGCACGGCTGGTGGTCGATCAATGGCGCCAAGATGTCCAAGAGCACCGGCAATTTCGTCGACCCGGTCGAGTTCACCAAAGCCTGGAACGTCGACTCGCTCCGCTACTTCCTCGTGCGCGAGATGACGGTCGGCATGGATGCGGACTTCTCGCAGGAGCAATTTCTCGTCCGCTACAACAGCGAGCTCGCGAACAGTCTCGGCAATCTCGTCAACCGCACGCTGAACATGACGACGCGCTTCGCCGCGGGCGTCGTGCCGACATTCGAAGTCACCGAGGACCCCGAGCGCGAGTTGCAGGCGCTGTGGCCGAAGACGCGCGACGAGTTCCTCACGCTGTGCGACGGCTTCCAGTTCCATATCGCTCTGGAACGCGCGATGCAGTTCATCACCGCGACGAATGCCTACATCGAGAAGCGCGCGCCGTGGAAGCTCGCCAAGGATCCGTCGCCTGCGGCGCAAGCGCAGCTCCGCACGACGCTCGCGACCATCGCCGAGGCGCTCCGCCTCGGCTCGGCGCTGCTCTGGCCGGTGATGCCGTCCGCGGTCGACAAGATCCGCACCGGTCTTGCCCTGCCGCCGCTCGCGCAGTGGGAAGGTGAACTGGAGTGGGGCGGTCGCCTCGCCGGCGCGAAGCTCGGTGCGGTGGACATCCTGTTCCCGAAGCCGGCGACAGAGAAGAAGGGCTGA
- a CDS encoding sensor histidine kinase, which translates to MSPLARALLLSITLVGVFLVAAFSLQAWWLREEAAARSEAGDRLGTALISVLSLSPRPPEQWDEVYRKNLSALVQADVQLHQRPIGPPVGRDVPFYSTSLGAYPGWHVSATGSPPAFEKLRRFHRWILATTILLALLLGSIPLALAVLNSRQSPERDTRAPWRRDAAGLEQFARLTVERGTALEKEHDARRRAEEDLQVSRTLLDRSLEERIKLGRELHDNMSQTLYAVSLALESVRKKMTAAPAIEERLDQCVVELRRLNQEVRAYIRELEPDNLRRESFPIALASTLKGIVPDHVSVEQRFDPAALELIPAEHASELVNIVREAVSNSVRHGRAQRITLRAAHDAGALALAIADDGAGFAASQTGSGGHGLANMRARAAALGGTLHVESAPGKGTRVLLTLPLASPPSA; encoded by the coding sequence ATGAGTCCCCTCGCCCGCGCGCTGCTGCTTTCAATCACCCTCGTCGGAGTGTTCCTCGTCGCGGCGTTTTCGTTGCAGGCGTGGTGGCTGCGAGAAGAAGCTGCTGCGAGAAGTGAGGCAGGTGATCGACTGGGCACCGCATTGATTTCAGTGCTGAGCCTATCGCCACGTCCGCCGGAACAATGGGATGAAGTCTATCGCAAGAATCTCAGCGCACTGGTGCAGGCAGACGTCCAACTGCACCAGCGCCCGATCGGACCGCCCGTCGGGCGTGATGTGCCTTTCTACTCCACGAGCCTCGGTGCCTATCCAGGCTGGCACGTGAGTGCGACTGGCAGTCCGCCGGCATTTGAGAAACTCCGCCGCTTTCACCGTTGGATTCTGGCGACCACGATCCTGCTGGCCTTGCTCCTCGGCTCGATCCCGCTCGCGCTGGCTGTGCTGAACTCGCGACAGTCACCCGAGCGCGACACCCGCGCGCCGTGGCGCCGCGACGCGGCGGGCCTCGAGCAATTCGCCCGTCTCACCGTCGAGCGCGGCACGGCTCTGGAAAAGGAGCACGACGCCCGCCGGCGCGCCGAGGAGGACCTGCAAGTCAGCCGCACGCTGCTCGACCGCTCGCTCGAGGAGCGCATCAAACTCGGCCGCGAACTCCACGACAACATGAGCCAGACGCTCTACGCCGTGAGTCTCGCCCTCGAAAGCGTGCGCAAGAAAATGACCGCGGCCCCCGCCATCGAAGAGCGGCTCGATCAGTGCGTCGTCGAGTTGCGCCGGCTGAATCAGGAAGTCCGCGCCTACATCCGCGAGCTCGAGCCGGACAATCTCCGCCGCGAGTCTTTCCCGATCGCGCTCGCCTCCACGCTCAAAGGCATCGTGCCCGACCATGTCTCGGTCGAGCAGCGCTTTGATCCCGCGGCGCTCGAACTGATCCCCGCCGAGCACGCCTCTGAACTCGTCAACATCGTCCGCGAAGCCGTGAGCAACAGCGTGCGCCACGGCCGCGCTCAGCGCATCACCCTCCGCGCCGCGCACGACGCCGGAGCGCTCGCCCTCGCAATCGCCGATGACGGCGCCGGCTTCGCCGCCAGCCAAACCGGCTCCGGCGGCCACGGCCTCGCCAACATGCGCGCGCGCGCCGCCGCGCTCGGCGGCACGTTGCACGTCGAGTCCGCTCCCGGAAAAGGCACTCGCGTCCTCCTCACGTTGCCCCTCGCCTCCCCTCCCTCCGCATGA
- a CDS encoding response regulator transcription factor, with amino-acid sequence MNAAPVRRIRVLLVDDSPLIRLGLRAALEDRADIEIVGEEGTATAGVAAAERLKPDLVLLDLRLPDKPGFAACREISDRLPTVRVLILTSATDERNVQQAIAAGAYGYLLKDNDSATLAAAILQVASGRSVLDPTLAGQVVSLVRRGPELSAADKIKLLSFQEQRVVALLTEGKTNKEIGDALNLTEKTVKNYLATIFDKLGIQRRAQAAALFTEAQREQL; translated from the coding sequence ATGAACGCCGCCCCTGTCCGCCGCATCCGCGTCCTGCTCGTCGACGACAGCCCGTTGATTCGCCTCGGCCTGCGCGCCGCGCTCGAAGACCGTGCCGACATCGAGATCGTGGGCGAGGAAGGCACGGCCACCGCCGGGGTCGCCGCCGCCGAGCGGCTGAAGCCCGACCTCGTGCTGCTCGACTTGCGCCTGCCCGACAAACCGGGCTTCGCCGCCTGTCGCGAGATTTCCGACCGCCTGCCGACCGTGCGCGTGCTCATCCTTACCTCCGCGACCGATGAGCGAAACGTCCAGCAAGCCATCGCGGCGGGCGCCTACGGTTACCTGCTCAAGGACAACGACAGCGCCACGCTCGCGGCCGCAATTCTCCAAGTCGCCTCCGGTCGCTCCGTCCTCGACCCGACCCTCGCGGGCCAAGTCGTGAGCCTCGTGCGCCGCGGCCCCGAGCTCAGCGCCGCCGACAAGATCAAGTTGCTCTCGTTCCAGGAGCAGCGAGTCGTGGCCCTCCTCACCGAAGGCAAAACCAACAAGGAAATCGGCGACGCCCTCAATCTCACGGAGAAGACCGTGAAGAACTACCTCGCAACGATTTTCGACAAGCTCGGCATCCAGCGCCGCGCGCAAGCCGCCGCGCTTTTTACCGAAGCGCAGCGCGAGCAGCTCTGA
- a CDS encoding prepilin-type N-terminal cleavage/methylation domain-containing protein produces the protein MKTSPSPVSSRASRSPSRSTRGFTLVEALISMTIVGMAMGGAMSIFVMGLKVMYRDTERLATNASLRYFIAQMSKETLDSTEFYVFPNYQALDGSVNLATDVSTLQSDAYGTQLAYGDCVVLVSRVDTDDNTSNVRQFRIYYRVAADTSVRAPIRYYESQDYGATGTPSPITTLLNTVNLRTTPAITRSRQIVGSTRGRLQAGSNPAYYYPIFATETDADTPTNYSVSVNVEVINGTATNNLLSSSSFNYTISPRK, from the coding sequence ATGAAAACTTCCCCGTCTCCCGTTTCCAGCCGCGCGTCCCGCTCGCCCTCTCGCTCCACACGCGGCTTCACCCTCGTCGAAGCGCTCATCTCGATGACCATCGTCGGCATGGCGATGGGCGGCGCCATGAGCATCTTCGTCATGGGACTGAAAGTCATGTATCGCGACACCGAGCGCCTCGCGACCAATGCTTCGCTCCGCTACTTCATCGCCCAGATGTCGAAGGAGACGCTCGACTCCACCGAGTTCTACGTCTTCCCGAATTACCAGGCGCTCGACGGCAGCGTGAACCTCGCGACGGACGTCTCGACCCTCCAATCCGACGCTTACGGCACACAGCTCGCGTATGGCGATTGCGTCGTCCTCGTGTCGCGCGTCGACACCGACGACAACACCTCAAACGTCCGCCAATTCCGCATCTATTACCGCGTCGCCGCCGACACGAGCGTGCGCGCGCCGATCCGTTATTACGAGAGTCAGGACTACGGCGCCACCGGCACCCCCAGTCCAATCACGACGCTGCTCAACACCGTCAACCTCCGCACCACACCCGCGATCACCCGCTCGCGTCAGATCGTCGGCAGCACGCGCGGTCGCCTCCAAGCCGGCTCCAATCCCGCCTACTACTACCCGATCTTCGCGACCGAGACCGACGCCGACACGCCCACGAACTACAGCGTCTCCGTGAACGTCGAGGTCATCAACGGCACCGCGACCAACAACCTGCTCTCCAGCTCCAGCTTCAACTACACGATCTCCCCGCGGAAATGA
- the rdgB gene encoding RdgB/HAM1 family non-canonical purine NTP pyrophosphatase gives MIIHLASGNKHKAQEMQRLADETPASAALGVRVVPAEKMPAVEEDTGTFIGNARKKAMALQATLAADAWVLADDSGVCVDALGGAPGVESAYYAGPQGDAAANLRKLTEVMRAVPEGKRAARFVCVLLLRGPGGVEQVFEGRCEGVLGREPRGGKGFGYDPLFVPEGFACTYAELSESEKNAISHRGRAWAQLAQWLAK, from the coding sequence ATGATCATCCATCTCGCATCGGGTAATAAGCACAAGGCGCAGGAAATGCAGCGGCTCGCGGACGAGACGCCGGCGAGCGCGGCGTTGGGCGTGCGCGTGGTGCCGGCGGAAAAGATGCCGGCAGTCGAGGAGGACACGGGCACTTTCATCGGCAACGCGCGCAAGAAGGCGATGGCGTTGCAGGCGACGCTGGCGGCGGATGCGTGGGTGCTGGCGGATGACAGCGGCGTGTGCGTCGATGCGCTCGGCGGCGCGCCGGGCGTGGAGTCGGCTTACTACGCGGGGCCGCAGGGCGACGCGGCGGCGAATTTGCGGAAGCTGACAGAGGTGATGCGCGCAGTGCCGGAGGGGAAGCGCGCGGCGCGCTTCGTGTGCGTGCTGCTGTTGCGCGGACCGGGCGGCGTGGAACAGGTTTTCGAGGGACGTTGCGAGGGCGTGCTGGGCCGGGAGCCGCGCGGCGGAAAGGGATTCGGCTACGATCCGCTGTTCGTGCCGGAGGGATTTGCGTGCACTTACGCCGAGTTGAGCGAGAGCGAGAAGAACGCGATCAGCCACCGCGGCCGCGCGTGGGCGCAGCTGGCGCAGTGGCTGGCGAAGTAG
- the ribD gene encoding bifunctional diaminohydroxyphosphoribosylaminopyrimidine deaminase/5-amino-6-(5-phosphoribosylamino)uracil reductase RibD yields the protein MKELDHQWFMRRAIEVAKRGWGDTHPNPLVGALIVEKGEIVSEGHHAKAGEAHAEINALRALGRRPHPGATLYVTLEPCCTHGRTPPCTDAIIEHQFAQVVVGATDPNPAHAGHGFEILRAAGIEVIRGVLAAECEDLNLIFNRWITTQQPLFAAKAGVTLDGKVATRLGESKWITGESARANGHLWRRYFPAIAVGAGTLRADNPRLTSRLPVGEWCPVRFVFDGLLRSVLDKAMPNLYTDEFRERTIVVTTSHGGLGYMRKLNAMGVRTWVLSNASPKVSFADFRKKCAEEGITGVFFEGGAQLVSELLQARELDYLFSYQAPVLFGDDKGKTIFRGLRTEHLANAVRLERVRHETLGEDVLTRGFVKYPEKMFVDEATFSKRSLVE from the coding sequence ATGAAGGAGCTCGATCATCAGTGGTTCATGCGCCGCGCCATCGAGGTGGCGAAACGCGGTTGGGGCGACACGCACCCGAATCCGCTCGTGGGCGCGTTGATCGTGGAGAAAGGCGAGATCGTCTCCGAGGGACATCATGCGAAGGCGGGCGAGGCGCACGCGGAGATCAATGCGCTGCGCGCGCTCGGCCGCCGCCCGCATCCCGGCGCGACGCTTTACGTGACACTCGAGCCGTGTTGCACCCACGGCCGCACGCCGCCGTGCACAGACGCGATCATCGAGCACCAATTCGCGCAGGTCGTGGTCGGCGCCACCGATCCGAATCCGGCGCACGCGGGGCACGGCTTCGAGATCCTGCGCGCGGCGGGCATCGAGGTGATTCGCGGCGTGCTGGCGGCCGAGTGCGAGGACCTGAATCTGATTTTCAACCGCTGGATCACGACGCAGCAGCCGCTGTTTGCGGCCAAGGCCGGCGTGACGCTCGATGGCAAGGTCGCGACGCGCCTCGGCGAGTCGAAGTGGATCACGGGCGAGTCGGCGCGGGCCAACGGGCACTTGTGGCGCCGATATTTTCCGGCGATCGCGGTGGGCGCGGGGACCTTGCGCGCGGACAATCCGCGGCTGACGTCGCGGCTGCCGGTCGGCGAGTGGTGTCCGGTGCGCTTCGTCTTCGACGGGTTGCTGCGCAGCGTGCTCGATAAGGCGATGCCGAACCTCTACACGGACGAGTTTCGCGAGCGCACGATCGTGGTGACGACCTCGCACGGCGGCCTCGGCTACATGAGGAAATTGAACGCGATGGGTGTGCGCACCTGGGTGCTGTCGAATGCGTCGCCGAAGGTGTCATTCGCGGATTTCCGGAAGAAGTGCGCGGAGGAGGGCATCACCGGGGTGTTCTTCGAGGGCGGCGCGCAGCTCGTGAGCGAGCTGTTGCAGGCGCGCGAGCTCGACTATCTGTTCAGCTATCAGGCGCCGGTGCTGTTCGGCGACGACAAGGGCAAGACGATCTTCCGCGGCTTACGCACGGAGCATCTGGCGAACGCGGTGCGGCTCGAACGCGTGCGGCACGAGACGCTCGGCGAGGACGTGCTGACCCGCGGGTTCGTGAAGTATCCGGAGAAGATGTTCGTCGACGAGGCGACGTTCAGCAAACGAAGTCTCGTCGAGTGA
- a CDS encoding MBL fold metallo-hydrolase yields MKIYPLPSGPIQTIGYLLTEPQTGAAVLVDAPAEVWEKAQPILARDGCQLGELWLTHGHWDHTQDAATIKRATGAVVRAHEADRTLIETPEVMRDFLMPGIELEAVKIDAFVKQGDRLAALGREFEVRHVPGHCPGNVLFYQAEAKVALVGDALFNGGVGRWDLPGGNFEQLAESIRGQIYTLPEATIVLPGHGPRTTVGEERENNPFVSALAR; encoded by the coding sequence GTGAAAATCTATCCGCTACCTTCCGGCCCGATTCAAACGATCGGCTACCTGCTGACCGAGCCGCAAACCGGCGCGGCCGTGCTGGTGGATGCGCCCGCGGAGGTGTGGGAAAAGGCGCAGCCGATCCTCGCGCGGGACGGATGCCAGCTCGGCGAGCTGTGGCTGACGCACGGACATTGGGACCACACGCAGGATGCCGCGACGATCAAGCGGGCGACCGGCGCCGTGGTGCGCGCGCACGAGGCAGATCGGACGCTCATCGAGACGCCCGAAGTGATGCGCGATTTTCTGATGCCCGGCATCGAACTCGAGGCGGTCAAAATCGACGCCTTCGTGAAGCAAGGCGACCGGCTCGCGGCACTCGGGCGGGAGTTTGAAGTGCGGCACGTGCCCGGGCATTGTCCGGGGAATGTGTTGTTTTACCAAGCCGAGGCAAAGGTCGCTCTCGTCGGCGACGCGTTGTTCAACGGCGGGGTGGGCCGCTGGGATTTGCCGGGCGGAAATTTCGAGCAACTGGCGGAATCGATCCGCGGGCAGATTTATACGCTGCCGGAGGCGACAATCGTGCTCCCGGGGCACGGGCCGCGCACGACCGTGGGCGAGGAGCGGGAGAACAACCCGTTCGTGTCGGCGCTCGCGCGATGA
- a CDS encoding PAS domain S-box protein: protein MAPEVSPAPLAPPPKSYRSRAAKIVLAYAGFSALWIGLSDHVLAAMVPDRDLFADLAMIKGWFFVVVTSTLLFFWLRQSFGELAEHIAARGAAERLARQREEQLRALGDNLPGSYVYRLVRTEKGPRFLYASAGVERVHGITVEALLADANELFGQISAEDDARIFALGEQSFRTMRDFDVELRFQRADGVWRWLSLKSRPHHTETLGVVWDGVATDITERKQAETDLRLSRAKFLQAFSNNPAAIALTRLEDGLVLEVNDTWVALTGYSREEALGRTARHIWADPASATKFVAMLREHGVVRGWEETFRKKNGELFTAELSTRLLTSEGEATILSTLVDVTARRRQQRRVTLLADISRRLVVGDDPRSLVRGILADIARELECDMFANHMASASGNTLLLENYGGMTEELCGKLAVLDIGESLAGLVAQRKQPLVLADLPAVTLPQAQALIEVGLRAYCGQPLLVGDRLIGTITFGSRTRGRFAEEDVRLMKAVADQVATTLDRLQLHERLKQSEELFRQMAENIDAVFWMASAANNELIYVSPGYEIVWGRTREALYANPREWLEAIVPEDAERVTTAVARQASGGYREEFRIVRPDGSERWILDRAYPITDPNGKVIRIVGVARDVTEQKSLEERFLRAQRMEAVGTLASGVAHDLNNILAPILMVAGLLRDRQIDGETRRYLELMEGSAQRGAGIVAQLLTFSRGIGGERVPLQVEHLVVEIARLLNETLPRNIEVVRESAHRLPSVLANPTQVHQVLMNLCINARDAMPQGGRLTLAVAERAVDAAVAAAHDRVRAGQFVVLSVQDTGHGMTPELLRRIFDPFFTTKEVGKGTGLGLSTAVGIVRGHGGFIEVDSAAGRGTRFEVFLPALDCESSAVPVGGEEELPRGNGERVLVVDDEEAIRIAMREVLESVGYEVVNFPGVAEALAAWPQQRERVRVVITDLMMPGAQGWDLIYGLRADRADVPVIVCSGLGQSVTKEEAERAGVHCVLAKPFTALTLLREVRAALLAGGVARQ from the coding sequence ATGGCTCCCGAAGTCTCACCTGCACCGCTTGCGCCCCCGCCGAAGTCGTATCGGTCGCGGGCGGCCAAAATCGTTTTGGCCTACGCGGGCTTCTCGGCGCTGTGGATCGGTCTGTCGGATCACGTGCTGGCGGCGATGGTGCCGGACCGGGATTTGTTTGCCGATCTCGCGATGATCAAGGGGTGGTTTTTCGTCGTCGTGACCTCGACGCTGCTGTTCTTTTGGCTCCGACAAAGTTTTGGCGAACTGGCGGAGCACATCGCGGCGCGCGGCGCGGCGGAGCGGCTGGCCCGCCAACGCGAGGAGCAGCTGCGCGCACTGGGCGACAACCTGCCGGGCAGCTATGTGTATCGGCTGGTGCGCACGGAGAAGGGACCGCGTTTTCTCTACGCCAGCGCGGGGGTGGAGCGCGTGCACGGGATCACGGTGGAAGCGCTGCTCGCGGATGCGAACGAACTTTTTGGCCAGATCAGTGCGGAAGACGACGCCCGGATCTTCGCGCTGGGCGAACAGAGTTTCCGCACGATGCGGGATTTTGACGTCGAGCTGCGATTCCAACGGGCGGACGGTGTCTGGCGCTGGCTGTCGTTGAAGTCGCGGCCGCACCACACGGAAACACTCGGCGTGGTGTGGGACGGCGTCGCGACGGATATCACCGAGCGGAAGCAGGCTGAGACGGATTTGCGCCTGTCTCGGGCGAAGTTTCTCCAGGCGTTTTCAAACAACCCGGCGGCCATCGCGCTGACGCGGCTCGAGGACGGCCTCGTGCTGGAAGTGAACGACACCTGGGTGGCGCTCACGGGCTATTCGCGCGAGGAGGCGCTCGGTCGCACGGCCCGCCACATCTGGGCCGACCCGGCGTCGGCAACGAAGTTCGTGGCGATGCTGCGCGAGCACGGCGTGGTGCGCGGGTGGGAGGAGACGTTCCGCAAGAAAAACGGAGAACTGTTCACCGCGGAGCTCTCCACGCGTCTGCTGACCTCGGAGGGCGAGGCGACGATCCTGTCCACTCTGGTCGACGTAACGGCGCGCCGACGGCAACAGCGGCGGGTCACGCTGCTGGCGGACATTTCGCGTCGGCTGGTGGTGGGAGACGACCCGCGCTCGTTGGTGCGCGGCATTTTGGCGGACATCGCTCGCGAGTTGGAATGCGACATGTTCGCAAATCACATGGCTTCCGCGAGCGGCAATACCCTGCTGCTGGAGAACTACGGCGGGATGACGGAAGAGCTGTGCGGCAAACTTGCGGTGCTCGACATCGGCGAGTCGCTCGCCGGATTGGTGGCGCAGCGCAAGCAGCCGTTGGTGCTCGCCGACCTGCCCGCGGTGACCTTGCCGCAGGCGCAGGCATTGATCGAGGTCGGGCTGCGCGCCTATTGCGGGCAGCCGCTCCTGGTCGGCGACCGCTTGATCGGCACGATCACGTTCGGCAGCCGGACGCGCGGGCGGTTTGCGGAGGAAGATGTGCGCTTGATGAAGGCGGTCGCCGATCAAGTCGCGACGACGCTCGATAGACTGCAGCTGCACGAGCGGCTGAAACAGAGCGAGGAGCTCTTCCGGCAAATGGCGGAGAATATCGATGCGGTGTTTTGGATGGCCTCGGCGGCAAACAACGAGCTCATCTACGTCAGCCCCGGCTACGAAATCGTTTGGGGACGCACGCGCGAGGCGCTTTACGCCAATCCCCGCGAGTGGTTGGAAGCCATCGTGCCGGAGGATGCGGAGCGCGTCACGACTGCCGTGGCTCGCCAGGCGAGCGGCGGTTATCGCGAGGAATTCCGCATCGTGCGACCCGATGGGAGCGAGCGCTGGATTCTCGATCGGGCCTACCCGATCACGGATCCAAATGGGAAAGTGATTCGCATCGTCGGTGTCGCGCGCGACGTGACGGAGCAGAAGAGTCTCGAGGAGCGTTTCCTGCGCGCGCAACGCATGGAGGCCGTGGGCACGCTCGCGAGCGGCGTGGCACACGATCTGAACAACATCCTCGCGCCGATCCTCATGGTGGCAGGACTGCTCCGCGACCGGCAGATCGACGGCGAGACGCGCCGCTACCTCGAGTTGATGGAGGGATCGGCGCAGCGCGGCGCCGGCATCGTGGCGCAATTGCTGACGTTCAGTCGCGGCATCGGCGGCGAACGCGTTCCGTTGCAGGTCGAACATCTCGTGGTGGAAATCGCGCGGCTGCTGAACGAGACGCTCCCGCGCAACATCGAGGTCGTGCGCGAGTCGGCGCACAGATTGCCGTCGGTGCTCGCGAATCCCACGCAGGTGCACCAGGTGCTGATGAATCTCTGCATCAACGCCCGCGACGCGATGCCGCAGGGCGGTCGCCTCACGCTCGCTGTGGCGGAGCGCGCGGTGGACGCCGCTGTGGCGGCGGCCCACGATCGAGTGCGCGCCGGGCAATTCGTCGTGCTCTCGGTGCAGGACACCGGCCACGGCATGACGCCCGAGTTGCTGCGGCGGATTTTCGATCCGTTCTTCACCACCAAGGAAGTGGGCAAGGGCACTGGGCTCGGCCTGTCGACCGCGGTGGGCATCGTGCGCGGCCATGGCGGCTTCATCGAGGTGGATTCCGCGGCCGGGCGCGGCACGCGTTTCGAGGTCTTCCTGCCGGCGCTCGACTGCGAGAGCTCCGCGGTGCCGGTGGGCGGGGAGGAAGAGTTGCCGCGCGGCAACGGCGAGCGCGTGCTGGTGGTCGACGACGAGGAGGCGATTCGCATCGCGATGCGCGAGGTGCTGGAGAGCGTCGGCTACGAAGTCGTGAACTTTCCGGGCGTGGCCGAGGCGTTGGCGGCTTGGCCACAGCAACGTGAGCGAGTGCGCGTGGTGATCACGGACCTGATGATGCCCGGCGCGCAGGGCTGGGATTTGATCTACGGATTGCGTGCCGACCGGGCAGACGTTCCGGTCATCGTGTGCAGCGGTCTCGGCCAAAGCGTGACGAAGGAGGAGGCTGAACGCGCCGGCGTGCACTGCGTGCTGGCGAAGCCATTCACGGCGCTGACGCTCCTGCGCGAGGTGCGGGCCGCGCTGCTGGCCGGCGGCGTGGCGCGGCAATAG